Below is a genomic region from Hevea brasiliensis isolate MT/VB/25A 57/8 chromosome 3, ASM3005281v1, whole genome shotgun sequence.
GTTCTTTTACTATTATTGATTGTTACTTGATTTTAAGTGCTTAATACCTTTATTTTTGCCATATTTTATTCATTGAAGTTATTTTCTTAACTCCAATATGTCCATATTTCAAAAACAAAAAAATCAATATTTCCAGTTACCATAAAtcattattatttctttttaactTTTAGTGCATAAATATTTTTTCtgtctttaaattttaatattaagaaaaaattttcttataaaaaaaaaaaaaatatatatatatatatatatatatatatatatatatatatatatatatatatatatattgatgataAATTATGAACACGGTAACCACCGAGGTAattatttctttttaaattttaataattatatttgtatacTTATCAAATCTCCTGCTACTGCCATTTTATGTATGGTGCTGAAAGAGCGTTATCGCAATCTTCCCTGTATAATTTTGCATGGAGAGCACGTAATGCAGTAGCAGAGGCGCTGTATGATTTGGTCTTacaaaaataattaagattttttttattttgatatatttatGAGAAAAGATTtataatatttcattaattaattattttggtaTTGTAGTGAAATATATATGCCATGGTTAGCTTTCAGTCGTAttaaataaactttttttttttaattgctacTTCATAAcacataatatttaattaatcaacatAATTATTTGATTTCACTCAATCATCATAAGAAGCAGCGGGAGACCCGATAAGTAGCAGATAAATGAAGTTGTTCAATACTTTCACTGCATTTGCGTTGGCCAGAGAATTGTTGCTCACATCTGATCCATCTGCGTAATTTGAAACTCCATTGAACAAAATAAATGGCAGTTCGTTTGTATGAGCTCCCTGCAAATTAATCACACAAacaattaatgtaaataattaattaattaattaactcaattcttaattatttaattttgactAACCAATGCCACAGCAACGCTTGATGTATCCACAACTGAGGTCTTAAAAGTGTTGTAAAGGAAGTTTTTGTATGCTTCATTGTTCACGGATGCTTTTGCACTGGAGATGCTCAATCCATGAACAACTTGAACCGAGTCGACCTGTATATATCATGGATTGTTATATTACAAATTCTAATATAAGATACAAGTAATTTATTTGCGGAGCTTAATTACTACTTAATTATTATTAGTTACAAACCTCAATCTCATCTGCAATCTGTTGCCATTCTGGAGTAACGCCAATCCAAATACTTTCTTTGAATGTCCCATTTATGTACACCTTTGATTTTTCATACTGTACACTTCCTAGCAAATTTTCTCCTTTCTTTGGATAATTAAACTCTCCGAAATTTAGCTGACCTTCCTTTAGTGCACCGTGAGGCTACACCAcataaataaagtaaataaatataGAGTTACTGCTCATAATAATAACACAGGAGGTTTATATATtgagattttaatatttaaaaaaaaaagtgagaaaagtTGGTTTTaaggaaatttttatttagatttaatttattatgtatttaatacataaatatgtaatattatatatttaataaataaattttttaaatttataataaattaaatttaaataagaaaaaaccTGATGTTAAGAAATACCTGCCATTTCCAAAGTCCTGTGGCGCCAATTAGGCTGGGTAAAGCAACAGTGCCGATGCTCAATGAATCATTAAGGGCTGCAGCACTCCCAAAATAGATAATTCCAAGAAGATCAAATTTATCGGCCAGGATTTCCACAGTTATGGCCACGTTAATCTAAATTTATACCCATTACCATgtccaaaattagagaaaaatattGTAACAAAAAATAGAAACGAATCACAATAACATAACAATACATGTATTACGTACTTCATAACAtataaatacaaaaatttaatgaatttttaGATATAGTCTGAGTATACACtttaatgaattattttttttaataaaactttcatatatgaaattttatttactttgttattttttattatttaatttattcaaatttataattataatattcataaattaaaattatttataatagccATTCACTATCAATCAATCATTTTGAAAATATAATATGGAATCACAGTAAATccaagaacatatccaatactattttcatacttatgaaaattataaaaaataaatttcatataattatCAGTGAGAATACTTTTACACCGAATACACTGAATAATCCTTTAAAATCATACCGTCGGAAAAGATGGACTATTAACGAAGACAAATTTTGATCCTTGAATCGTTCCAAGCAAGAATATTCTCCCTGAGTAATAAACAAAAATCACGTTACACAGTAAATTTTAGAAGGAAATTAGGAAGGTTTTATAAGAAGAAGACTTTCAAGCACAGGTTACCTTTGTATACAGTAGATGAAATAGGATTGAAGATGCCAGACTCATTAAATGCCTTCTCAGAGGAATTGGCAGTCACAATGATCGCGAAAACTGTTGTTTTTTCACTGATCTTCTGGACTGCTTCTCGCAGAGGGTTTTTCATGCTGACTTGCATGGTGGGCGATGCCATAGCCAGCAGCCCGATCATCACTAACACTGCCATTTCAACCGCCCACAACATTCGTCGTGGCCCTGCCACGGCCATTGTTTCTCCCTGGAGAGATAAGTGTAAGAGACAAGTGAACAAGAGAGAAAAATAGTGAGTAAATTAAGAACAATGCGATGCTTAGAGTGTTAATTCAGGTGGCTTTATATAGGGAAATATAGGTATCCACCACTTGATATGTTAGGCTATTTTTGAAATTTCACTTAAAATAGACTTTGTATTTCTATTGGTGGTGGTGAGGGTCCTAAAttgaattataagaaattaattttgctttgattTTAGTTGAAGGTTAAATCGAATATCCATTTTTAGGGTAGAGCTAGAAAATTGAGTCAAtggataaaaaattttattttactaattcaaactaataataataataataataatctatctattgagttaaaaaaaattataataatacatgcaatttttttatatataacaagaataaattaaaagttaaaaaataaatttataaaataataaatttttactataattttaaatttatgatttttcttgacaagttttattttttaaaagaattatGTGATGACTTtactattaatattataaaaaatatatatttttcccCATATATTTAATCAAAGATTCATTAAATAATtgttttttaattcaatttagttATCATGCCAGAAACATATCttaattaaaatgatttttttattttacttaaaatttCACACAAATATATGGATAaagtgtttttaatttatttttttatggtacttcaatttttaatatatatatatatatatatatatatatatatatatatatatatatatatatatatatatatatatatatatatattgaaaattttTCACCCACTTACTCACTAAATTATAAGTAAATTCTCCTCTATGAATTTCAGTTTGTTTTGATTTGATTCACATTAAGTAAATTTAAtcaatggaagaatttttgaagactgattcaattagatcataaatttaGATTCAGCTTGATTCAAAGAGTAAGACAGAGAGGGAGAAGGATTTAGGATCAATCTTCTCTAACACAATTTCAGTTCAATTCAAATTCATATAGTAATTTTCAAATTAATCTCAAATTTAATTAgaacaatttttatttaatttcaaatcCAATCCAAACCGTGCCTTTATCTGCCTATAGCCCTCAAATATTTGCTGTAAAACAAAATTACTCAATCGTAAAGCCTCTTGTAATTTAAAATCTTGAAATGATAATATTTACAAAATTATAAGTATAGAAAAAAAAAGTATTTTAAAGAGTTTTATAATTAAGAAGAAAGAATTTTGAAAAAGAAAACACCATTTGATAgattttaggatttttttttgtaAGTTTACAAGTTATATCCATTATTAGAAGAAGAATTAGGatttttttatacatattttaattaattatatatatctcgatataaatatttaatttaataattattaaatttatttttatataaatttgagtttatatcaaatacaccaaatgaaaataTATAGGATAGATTTGTCTTGAAACATCTATACTCTAtcatcataatttaaaaaaaaaaaataattttgaaattgaTTAAATTGCAAGCAAGGTCTGTCTTTtcaccattaatttttttttagaattaattaaattgactTTTATTAATAATAGTGCAAACTCCActgttattaaaaaataataatttcagtTTTAATATTTCGTCTGAGGGATGACTTTTTtaccccatatatatatatgtccggTGAACATGATGTCGGCCGAATAATCAGTaaggaagaaaaataaaattgatattttaaacttctccatttcaattttttttttttattaggcaTGGCCTAATAAGCTAATAGCTAAAATACTAAAAGATAAGTTAATACTTTATAGTCGGTTTGTTTAGTAATATAATATCATAAATTCAAtagttataataattaaaatattaaaagttaGTCTattataaaagaaattttaaatattttaaaatttataaattttatacattAACAAATAAAGaagataaactaaaataaaatataagtcatatttaaaatattaattgtcTTAATAACTGTTAATGATTAGCTGTTTGTATACTGATTCAAATTAGAAGTGTTTGATAAAAATAGTTATTAGATtaactattaaatataaaaataatcatattattttatttatctgattaaaatattaatttaacctCTAAAAATTAAGAGGAATaactttttataaataatttcctCAACTTCTAAATACTACCTTAAATATAATTGTCCAGTAAGTCATAGAAAATTATAATGTCTTAGTAAGTCATAGAAAATTATAATGTCTTAGCAAGGAGAAAATGTAGAGATGAATTCTACCATATTTAAATAATAgatgtataaaaaaataaaaaaataaaaacaaaaaagttAATCACAAGTAACTAAAATAATAACtccacaaaataaaaataaaactctCATCACATTATTAGACATAAGCCTTAATTAAAAAGTCTTTAttacttaataaattaaaattttaaatctacATTGCACCTCATCCAGTAGTAGGGCTTACGTGAAGAAACTAGACAGGACAGTCCCACAACTATCGTCCATGAATTTTAACATCGCATTGTCCCCTCCCAAGaccaaaattattaatataatttatattaatccaACAAAACTAAtactatttttataattaaattaataattattcttgTAAAAATAATTGGTACATGTGAAAGATCATTATGATTCATCGTGATTCGACCATGTCTTACATTTAatgtttcatcttcttctttcttttcttccttcATCTGATCTGATCACCCTTTATTTTTATCGGATGGCCCTTAGCCTCAAATAATGTTCAGATGTGCAGGTCTCATCTTTCATTATATAATATTGTTCATTTTcaatgttttatatttttttttaggcgaaaagttaaatattttttttaatttaaagacatttttttttcaaaagtgTTTTAAAGATAGTCGACTAATAAAATAAACTAAACACCTATCTCATTTGTTTTAGTTTTTTTGTTGTATCTCTTCTCATAAATAACATTaaacataatatttttttattaatcagaATTTTCActacattaaattaaaaataatagatATGGATAGGAATGCACTGGCACCCCTTATACCATACAAAAAATATTTCttttttcaattttcaaaatttaatttaatttaatttaattttttatgttataaaataattactacctttgttcatttttaattatcatttaaaGTTTTTTATGgtgataaaaaatttattaaatcatttaaattacaataaaatttttcataattttattaaattactcTTTATctcatattataattaaattactcTTTATCTCATATTATAATTAAGAGAGAGAGGATGTGATAAGATTTTCTTATTTATTAAGAGAAGGTGATCAGATGAATTATGGAAAATAgttgaaataattattatatttagtagggataataataataataataataataataataataataattaaaaaagtaaTTATTGCTTATTAATCTTCTCAAAGTGATAGGTAAATATATTTAGATAAAATGATTTTTTAAAAGTGACAGGTAAAAGTGGATGAacgtaatattttattattaaataatgattttaataataaataaataaataaataaataaatatatatatatatatatatatatatatatatatatttaattattaaaaataatataactaATTTTACTATTGAGAAAATTTTTACTCTTACTCAAGTGCTCATATACTCCGGAAATCCTCCTCTTCGCGCAATTGGCTAAATTCTGGCTAATGGAAACCACAAAGGCAAAGAGTTTTTAGGATTATGACCTAAAACCATGCCAAAGTTTTTTGTCATAATTCTTAATTTGATTAATTGAGTTACATCATAagtccaaatcaaaattttaagcaAACAAATTGAGCagcataaataattaaaatctaattatatatttatattttgataattttttatagtccattaaataattatttaaattagttaaatatatctatatttaaattaataagaaTTTGGAGTGTACTAATGGAATACTAACCCAATGCTCCTTCTCATCCATGGCTCAACCATGTGCTTCACTCTGCTCTTAAACaccattttttttttagattttattttaaaatttgtttaaacTATTTTAAGTTTAACCGTAATCAcgacattatttcattatattttttattttttcaaaaaatatttacCTTTTCCACATAAAAAtatcaattcattcatcaactcaCCAAATTTAAGAGGTTAAACTCAAATATTTCtattaacaatttaatttttaaaattattttcttcataaaagtgtcAGCCTATCATTAATTGATTCGATTTAAGAGAGTAAGTCATGATAAGATTTATCAGCTAATAAGTgttattctaattttttttttcttcaatgtgTTAAATAAAGATAAATACTTTTTGTATAGTTCAAACtctaaatatttcaattttaggaTTGACACATACcacttttttttataatttttatatgtttttaatATCAAGTTATTGATTCATAAGagcatttttatttgatatatgaaATTATCATACAAATATGcatttctttttattgtttttaacttttaattatacctttttttttcaattttagttcTTGAATTCATTGTtggatttatttaatatttatataaaaatttttatttaaatatattttaataacaaaatttaaataatttaaaagagatcgtcaATTTTAGTATAAAACACATtttatcatttaaataataaaaaattaaaaattaaaaaatatatgaattcgaacaaaatttaaaatgaaacattatcatcatttttcatttttattgtgcatcactATGCTGACCTTGTGatgacttttctttttttttttttttattgtgtgtTATATTTTTTGtgcataatttatttatatatagtaCACTAACAATCTTTTATCATTTTTCTAAATTAAAGGTATTAAAACACatcaaataaatatatatttttttatgtactATAAACCTAAACATGTATTTTTTTTATGTGCTATGAACATGTATATATGCTTACACTTTTTTATTATGGAAAACAATGTCATAAAAATATatcataaataataatgatataaatattataatgaaaCTCATGTAAGTATATTTTACTAATAATTACTTTACTAACAATTTATAATGAGACTCTTTCAATTCTATTAGCGTCACTATCGCATAATAGCGAAGGGAAAAAATCTTTTAGCTTTaactcaaaatataaaatatcaatACAAAAAGATTTTTATGATGATTTAACGTGTAACCTATctccataaataaattaattttataaaaatgaaaattcttacaatcaaaatatattaattattatttaaaataaaaattttttcaatacaatataaatcaaataaagaattttttttattatttagacccGATTTACTATAAAGTCAAGATACAAGATTAATAGTAGAACTCAACTATTAAATACATGGATCTTATATGCTTATATTTTGAATCAACGATGAACcaagtttgtaacacccctaatttttaaattaattattttatggatagatattaatattttattttatttaaattttagaaaattatttgaaatttttcgaattttagaaataaggttcgattttccaaaaatatagaagtttgatgatttttaaaaattaatttaaagaccatgtggcaaaactaaaaatatatttagactctatgaatttttttttagttttctagaattttttcgaaatttttagacctcgttttcagtcccaagacagagtaaaaatttaaatttttgtatcctgaatcggacctgtcgaatcggaccggccctttccTTTTTCCCTTCCCCTTCCCCTGCGCGTCTCGACCTCTCCCCCTCtctcctcattttctctctcttccctcCGCCCTCACCGGCCAGCTGCCGCCCCAACCTCCCCAGCTCATTGGCGCACCTCCTCCGCCCCTCCCTTACCGCCGGCAAGCCTCCAGGCCATCGGAAATGTCGCGCAAAACCCACCCAGCGTGCGCGCGCCGTTTCGCCttcccggccgatccggccaacGATTAGACCGAGTCTTGTGTCAAaatccatctacacctcgagagctttccatagacacaaagaacaccaaaatccatcaagcggtttgtccaatttttatcctggaagttttagctcattttgacttttgagctagatttctcaaaaaccgtaaaccccaccaaAAATTCAAGAGTACCGGAGTgttctactcgtcgagagcttcgcagcaatacccatttcaaattttttcgatacTGTTTTTTTATGAGTCCCACGAGACTTCACAGTATTTTTCCGAacattaaatgaacttagaaaattccataaaaattatatactaacccccgtattatgggcttcgcgtaggtaccttcaattcgcgaaaattcaaaGTTGCTCAGGTTTGCAATTTCGGGCCGGGCAcgcaggctaccgaaaaagtctccaaattgggtCGAGGTTATAAGCTatccctgtaacacccctcacccgtctacagtgtaaccgagcgaggcatgctacattcggtacCGAAGCattctaacttatcttactttattcctttaatcattttcaagttattatcttttaatatcaattatttttcgaaggagaaactaacgaagtttctcctattttattaacgtttgacatgttttactattcacctgtttgaaattcaacaatattttacaataaaaatatcatccctgctcatcataatcattttatatttaactctttcaactcattccatgttcaattcatatatcaaaaaaatttttccttaatttttcttattaatatttgaattatttatgactcctcactctagtctaaatatttttccagacgttctagctgtccggaccaacaccgatcatcagaacagtagaatgtacgaaattgctacagtgatggTGTTACAATtttttccctctaatttaaatttcatcctcgaaatttaccttatgtaaacagttgagggaactgttgcctcatcatctcttcactttcccaagttgcctcctcggtgttgtggtgcctccaaagcactttcaccagtggaatctgcttattcctcaactctttcacttcccgagccaggatccgtatgggttcttcttcatatgtcaaatccggttgtacttcaattttttccatggagatgacatgtgaaggatttgagtggtatctttttagcatagatacgtggaacacattgtggatcttgtccagctctggtggtaaagctagcctataggccactggtctcacatgttcaatgacttcatatgggctaatgaacctagggcttaactttccttttctttcaaatctcagtactttttctacagtgacaccttgagaaacactttaattgtaacaccctcactgtagcaattccgtacattctattgtttcggtgatcggtgttggttcggacagttagaacgtctggaaaaatatttagactagagtgaggagtcataaataattcaaatattaataagaaaaattaaggaaaaatttttttgatatatgaattaaacatgaaatgagttgaaagagttaaatatgaaatgattatgatgagcaaggacgatatttttattgtaaaatattgttgaatttcaaaaggtgaatagtgaaacacatcaaaacgttaataaaataggagaaactccgttagtttttccgtcgaaaaataattgatattaaaagataataacttgaaaatgattaaaggaataaagtaagataagttatagtgcactgataccactaaatgtaacacccctcacccgtctacagtgtagccgagcgaggcgtGCTACATTTGGTGTCAGACGGGTagacacgatttatgttgcattttaaattgatgaagtgttatggatgttgtttgtggtaatttggagcagtgtgtgtacattggtgtgcttgtggtatggtattgggtacggacaggatgggtagacacggcttgagagacacttgctaggacccggtcctttatggataagtcgggataGACACGGCATGAGAGACACTTGCTAGGACctagtcctttatggataagtcgggataAACAAGGCTAGAGAGACACTCATTGGGACCTCGcacttggtttattaagcgaaagtccagcttgagagacactcgctggtagaggttggattaagagggctgtataggggatcaactcccacatatgtattgcttgacagtgttgggtgtgtgagtgcttcaaattgcctttttgctgttatgataagAATTGTATAAAAATTATGACCATGTTGTATTTCACttcacatggtgcattagctttagatagctaaaGAGATTaagattaaaattggtattttactctctgagtcgaacactcactcctgttcatctatttttccaggctacaggagaattatttgttgtggctaacctactcttcttcttcgcaggtccattactagtatttaatgtattttgtacaattgagttaaattttatactccgcatgtactaaaagtacttatttttattttgggcctgtattataaaagtcatgttggacctgtaaaattattaactgtatgcatgatggtatTGAattagggagctgagctcccatttgagttgtggcattttgattatgtggagggtgagctgagctccccaatttattatatattatgtttacaggttgagcgagtcaaaaactctccattgaatggtccattttatggtcggactctatcggattgaattcttaaaattgggctcaaatgggccttagaattggattGAGgagtagttaggcttactataggcctcgggggctttaggctggcccaagtcctagtgcctgtccggcccataggttgagtcgtgacaaatgtggtatcagagcttaggctccagattcatacgGAAAATATGTCTAAAGTTTTGGGAAGAGtccaataggagtcacatgcagagaatagggttcacattcgtccttgcattgtcatctttgcttctagtttctgctttatataattgtgtgtaaatatgagtctatagatctGTGTAACATGACATTTTAAATTTTTGTGggttaatgctgctgaatttcaagaaaatgcatAGAAGCAAAAGAGCTACCACTGCACCAAAACGAGATGTGCCAGACTAGATGTCAGCACAAGATGAGGCGCCTACCCTAAGGAGGCGGGGCAGgagacctagagctgctcaagtagaagagcagctgccactagttcaggaacagtcttttatggctcaaggtcccatggacccaatggcagctaccttagccggattgcagagaaccactgatatgatggcacagtatatggtccaccctccccaacagcaacagcccaccgcaccaagaggggaaccttacaaacaaataattaatttgaagaagttggtgcctggtacttatgatgtgtcaaacgatgcctatcgatttttggattcctgcaaacaggcaggGATGAAGTTGTAGTTGACTGATATGaggcttatagagtgtatgcagcatgtgtTGGGGTCAGTGCCAAGACAGTGGATGACAGACTATGTACTATCTCGTATTGAGGGATTATCTTAGACCCAGTTTGTGAAAATGTTcatcaacaggtttgtgccagaaagcttcagagatcaaaagcagtgggcctttgaggccttaagccAGAATGGCagatctgtagatgaatatgctacataatttttgaaactaagcaagtatgtccctacagcaatggctacagaaagtatgatggtaaagaggttcctaaaggggctggacaggaggtatgcaaacttggccatgatgtttgatcagtcttttgatatagTAGTTGATCGAACCTaatagattgagattagctatacaggagatgacagtggaagggcaaagaagaATAAAGCAGAGGGTTCTTCGGGTATTCCCTACACGAGTACCACGGATAGTGGCGGCCAAAGTCAttacagaggaagaggtagaagcaacaagaagggtggttttaaaTATAAATCTTGAGGATTCAAACCAAGGTATGGAtctagcagtggtcacagttcaggtTACAACAGTTATGGGTCTGGTTTAGAATCCTCCTTAGCACCTTgcacacagtgtggaagaggacgtTCAGGACCTTATATGATGGGTTCAAGAGTATGTTTCCAGTGTGGCCAacagggtcactttgctagagaatatctagtgttcagcgagccatagttggggtcacagggttctgttgcaaaaatTCCTCGTCAATTATATCCTGGTGCTtctagcatggcaggcagtcagttcagtggccaacaggaccgaggacaaggaggacgtggatttggaggcaggtcaGGTTTTCACTTTgatccaccaggatg
It encodes:
- the LOC110651683 gene encoding bark storage protein A, with the translated sequence MAVAGPRRMLWAVEMAVLVMIGLLAMASPTMQVSMKNPLREAVQKISEKTTVFAIIVTANSSEKAFNESGIFNPISSTVYKGRIFLLGTIQGSKFVFVNSPSFPTINVAITVEILADKFDLLGIIYFGSAAALNDSLSIGTVALPSLIGATGLWKWQPHGALKEGQLNFGEFNYPKKGENLLGSVQYEKSKVYINGTFKESIWIGVTPEWQQIADEIEVDSVQVVHGLSISSAKASVNNEAYKNFLYNTFKTSVVDTSSVAVALGAHTNELPFILFNGVSNYADGSDVSNNSLANANAVKVLNNFIYLLLIGSPAASYDD